A region of Silurus meridionalis isolate SWU-2019-XX chromosome 15, ASM1480568v1, whole genome shotgun sequence DNA encodes the following proteins:
- the mrps17 gene encoding 28S ribosomal protein S17, mitochondrial, with the protein MSVKQASIHAKWIIGRVIGTKMNKTAKVRVTRLVLDPYLLKFYNKRKTYFAHDALQQCTVGDIVLLKALPERRTKHVRHELAEIVFKVGAVVDPLTGKKVAGAQYIEPLTESTENPEVSLTEKIQELNISAAPPPPSSAT; encoded by the exons ATGTCCGTGAAACAAGCCTCGATCCATGCTAAATGGATTATCGGGAGAGTCATTGGAACCAAGATGAACAAGACAGCAAAAGTCCGTGTTACTAGACTGGTCCTGGATCCATATTTACTCAAG TTTTACAACAAAAGGAAGACGTACTTCGCTCACGACGCCTTGCAGCAGTGCACCGTGGGAGACATCGTTTTGCTCAAGGCTTTGCCGGAGAGGCGAACCAAACACGTCAGGCATGAACTGGCGGAGATCGTGTTCAAAGTCGGGGCAGTGGTCGATCCCTTGACAGGCAAGAAGGTTGCAGGAGCGCAGTATATAGAACCTCTCACCGAATCCACAGAAAACCCAGAGGTGTCATTAACAGAAAAAATACAAGAGCTGAACATTTCTGCGGCTCCTCCACCCCCCAGTTCTGCCACTTAA